The Panacibacter microcysteis genome includes a window with the following:
- a CDS encoding response regulator transcription factor has product MKVLLVEDEPSIASVVNKGLTENGYSITIAPDGIVGFQLAAANEFDVLMIDIMLPGMNGMELCKRLREHGVYTPVLFLTALSTTENIVAGLNAGGDDYLVKPFKFAELEARLRSLHRRKQITLKEEDVFHISDIVIDFNAKTVTQHNEPVSLTSTEFRLLEYFVRNKNKVLSRIEILEKVWGIDFNMGTNVVDVYVNYLRKKIDKRPDQKLIHTVIGMGYMLKTT; this is encoded by the coding sequence ATGAAAGTACTTCTTGTAGAGGATGAGCCAAGTATAGCATCTGTTGTTAATAAAGGCCTTACTGAAAATGGTTACAGCATTACCATTGCGCCAGATGGCATTGTTGGTTTCCAGCTGGCCGCCGCGAATGAGTTTGATGTGCTGATGATAGATATTATGCTGCCCGGAATGAACGGGATGGAACTCTGCAAGCGTTTACGTGAGCACGGGGTTTACACGCCAGTGTTGTTTTTAACGGCATTGAGCACAACCGAAAACATTGTAGCCGGTCTTAATGCAGGTGGCGACGATTACCTGGTGAAGCCTTTCAAATTTGCAGAACTGGAAGCAAGGCTCAGGTCTTTGCACAGGCGCAAACAAATAACGCTTAAAGAGGAAGATGTTTTTCATATCAGCGATATTGTGATTGATTTCAACGCTAAAACAGTTACCCAGCATAACGAACCTGTTAGTCTTACATCGACAGAATTCAGGCTGCTGGAGTATTTTGTGAGGAACAAAAACAAAGTTTTATCCCGTATAGAGATCCTTGAAAAAGTGTGGGGAATTGATTTTAATATGGGTACGAACGTGGTTGATGTGTACGTAAATTACCTTCGTAAAAAGATCGACAAAAGACCCGATCAAAAGTTGATTCATACAGTAATTGGAATGGGTTATATGCTTAAGACAACATAA